The following proteins are co-located in the Microcystis wesenbergii NRERC-220 genome:
- a CDS encoding NINE protein, whose amino-acid sequence MRNRTIAALLAFFLGYLGIHKFYLGENLAGIFYLLFFWTFIPGIIAFFEFIGLIIMSDQAFDAKYNPNYLPSSRERGLPESAQQKTATLLQLKKLYDQGIITAEEYEEKRRKYLDSL is encoded by the coding sequence ATGAGAAATAGAACTATAGCGGCTTTACTAGCCTTTTTTCTCGGTTATCTTGGCATCCATAAGTTTTATCTAGGGGAAAATTTGGCAGGTATTTTTTATCTACTTTTCTTCTGGACTTTTATCCCCGGCATCATTGCTTTTTTTGAATTTATTGGTTTAATCATCATGTCAGATCAAGCTTTTGATGCTAAATACAATCCCAACTATCTCCCCAGCAGTAGAGAGCGAGGACTGCCAGAATCAGCCCAGCAAAAAACCGCTACTTTACTCCAGCTTAAAAAACTTTACGATCAGGGAATTATTACTGCTGAAGAATACGAAGAAAAACGCAGAAAATATTTAGATTCTCTTTAA
- a CDS encoding precorrin-6A/cobalt-precorrin-6A reductase — translation MNWNNLDKYTIKAFCQENNIKLIIDASHAHAQIICQLAINYATLTNIPYLRPIKKSVLS, via the coding sequence CTGAATTGGAACAATTTAGATAAATACACAATTAAAGCTTTTTGTCAAGAAAATAACATTAAACTTATTATTGATGCCTCCCATGCCCACGCCCAAATTATCTGCCAATTAGCGATTAATTACGCTACCCTAACTAATATCCCCTATCTGCGCCCTATCAAAAAATCGGTCTTGAGCTAG
- a CDS encoding TPM domain-containing protein yields the protein MLNRFCRGISIALVIGVISCLGWIICPDQALAVNNPELLPNQATPIVDLANYLPAKQEEALIRDIETFQGETGWKMRVLTQYDRSPGRAVINFWGLDDKSILLVADGRGGNLLSFSIGDAVYEFLPRTFWIELQARFGNMYFVRENGENNAIVQSLDTVKGCLVKGGCAVVPGLPKEQWILTLITSIVGGLVFGFAGIPRKEGQVFAWQWVLIVSPLWFILFVAFGIGPVVTRTSELLPLFRNLIGFALGILVAYLSPRFNSLNASKT from the coding sequence ATGCTCAATCGTTTTTGCCGAGGAATCTCGATCGCTCTTGTAATTGGTGTCATTAGCTGTCTGGGTTGGATTATCTGCCCGGATCAAGCTCTAGCGGTGAATAATCCCGAATTACTGCCCAATCAAGCCACTCCGATCGTTGATTTAGCCAATTATCTACCCGCAAAACAGGAAGAAGCATTAATCCGAGATATCGAGACATTTCAAGGGGAAACCGGCTGGAAAATGCGAGTTTTAACCCAATATGACCGCAGCCCCGGCCGGGCCGTGATTAATTTCTGGGGATTGGATGATAAAAGTATTCTCCTAGTGGCCGATGGTCGCGGCGGTAATCTACTATCTTTTAGTATTGGTGATGCCGTCTATGAATTTTTACCCCGCACTTTTTGGATCGAATTACAGGCCCGTTTCGGTAATATGTATTTTGTCCGGGAAAATGGCGAAAATAATGCGATCGTACAATCCTTAGACACGGTAAAAGGCTGTTTAGTTAAAGGTGGTTGTGCGGTGGTCCCCGGTTTACCGAAGGAACAGTGGATTTTAACTTTAATTACCTCAATTGTCGGCGGTTTAGTCTTCGGTTTTGCCGGTATTCCCCGCAAAGAAGGACAGGTTTTCGCTTGGCAATGGGTTTTAATTGTCTCTCCCCTCTGGTTTATCCTCTTTGTTGCTTTTGGCATCGGACCGGTGGTTACTCGCACCAGTGAATTACTGCCCCTTTTCCGCAATTTAATCGGTTTTGCCCTTGGAATTTTAGTCGCCTATCTTTCCCCTCGTTTTAATTCCCTCAACGCCTCAAAAACCTAA
- a CDS encoding DUF948 domain-containing protein → MTEPIFWLGCSLLLVAVSLTAVFIAALPALQELARAARSAEKLFDTLHREFPPTLEAIRLTGAEISELTENIDEGVKSTRQVFQGVDRSLGSAKAGLSKLDRGSRRLLIGFKVAWNTWKRS, encoded by the coding sequence ATGACCGAACCTATTTTCTGGCTAGGATGTTCTTTACTGCTAGTCGCCGTTAGTTTAACGGCGGTTTTCATCGCTGCTTTACCTGCCCTGCAAGAGTTAGCCCGGGCAGCCCGCAGTGCCGAAAAATTATTCGATACCCTCCATCGGGAATTTCCCCCGACTCTAGAAGCAATTCGCCTGACAGGGGCAGAAATCAGCGAATTAACCGAAAATATCGATGAAGGGGTCAAAAGTACCCGCCAAGTTTTCCAAGGAGTCGATCGCAGTCTCGGTAGTGCTAAAGCTGGTCTCAGCAAGCTCGATCGTGGCAGCCGTCGCCTCTTGATCGGTTTTAAAGTCGCTTGGAATACTTGGAAACGCAGTTAA
- a CDS encoding SDR family NAD(P)-dependent oxidoreductase, producing MKTALITGASTGIGVVFARQLAQRQMELILVARSRDKLEQLAAELGEQYGVKVTVIVQDLTVAGAGKLVYDTVNQKGINVDLLVNNAGFGDYGAFSEQDLARQLEMIQLNNLVLVELSHYFLRPMLARTGGAIINVASIAGFQPLPYLSVYAATKAFVLSFSESLWAENKEKGVEILALCPGPTESNFFEVARFPSAFMGKNGRLDSAEVVVQEALTALANKRPNVVAGKLANKIIVNLPRFLPRSWIVSLIEKQFKL from the coding sequence ATGAAAACAGCCCTCATTACCGGTGCTTCTACTGGTATCGGTGTCGTCTTTGCTCGTCAACTTGCTCAACGGCAAATGGAGCTAATTTTAGTCGCTAGATCTAGGGATAAACTAGAACAATTAGCAGCGGAATTGGGGGAACAATACGGGGTAAAAGTGACGGTTATCGTTCAAGATCTGACCGTTGCCGGGGCGGGAAAGCTGGTATATGATACGGTGAACCAAAAAGGAATCAACGTTGATTTACTGGTCAATAATGCCGGTTTTGGTGATTATGGGGCTTTTAGCGAACAGGATTTAGCCCGACAGTTAGAAATGATCCAGTTAAATAATCTGGTATTGGTGGAATTAAGCCACTATTTTCTCCGTCCCATGCTTGCTCGCACTGGTGGGGCAATTATCAATGTTGCTTCCATTGCCGGGTTTCAACCGCTGCCCTATCTTTCCGTCTATGCGGCGACAAAAGCCTTTGTCCTCAGCTTTAGCGAGTCTCTCTGGGCAGAAAATAAGGAGAAAGGCGTTGAAATCCTCGCTCTTTGCCCCGGTCCGACGGAATCCAATTTTTTTGAGGTGGCCCGATTTCCCAGTGCCTTTATGGGCAAAAACGGCCGGTTAGATTCGGCAGAAGTGGTGGTACAAGAGGCTTTAACTGCCTTGGCAAACAAACGCCCCAACGTGGTAGCAGGTAAATTGGCTAATAAAATTATCGTCAATCTGCCCCGTTTTTTACCTAGAAGTTGGATCGTGTCTTTGATAGAAAAGCAATTCAAGCTATAA
- a CDS encoding DUF2470 domain-containing protein translates to MSETITPAISERICKHMNKDHCDAVLFYAQVYGNITDAETAQMLSIDPQGMDLAVEKLGESQTIRIPFERTLESAKDAHNILVEMLKVNQTTP, encoded by the coding sequence ATGTCTGAAACTATCACTCCCGCCATTAGCGAGCGCATCTGTAAACACATGAACAAAGATCACTGTGATGCCGTGCTTTTCTACGCTCAAGTTTACGGTAATATTACCGATGCAGAAACTGCTCAAATGCTCTCCATCGATCCCCAAGGCATGGATTTAGCCGTAGAAAAATTAGGGGAGAGTCAAACAATTAGAATACCGTTTGAGCGCACCCTAGAATCAGCCAAGGATGCCCATAATATCCTCGTTGAGATGCTAAAAGTTAATCAAACCACCCCTTGA
- the psbN gene encoding photosystem II reaction center protein PsbN, which yields METATILGISIAAALVGITALALYTAFGPPAAELSDPFEDHED from the coding sequence ATGGAAACTGCAACAATTTTGGGGATTTCGATCGCTGCCGCTTTGGTAGGAATTACCGCTTTAGCTCTTTATACCGCTTTTGGACCGCCGGCAGCAGAATTAAGCGATCCTTTTGAAGATCACGAAGATTAA
- a CDS encoding LmeA family phospholipid-binding protein, which yields MWVNTQSEIISKVLPPAVRLFLRTQVEQIEDLEMQLQGHDRQILRGYIPGVFLAVGKAIYQGLHLGKAQLRGENIRLNIGQVLRGKPLKILEPIRVSGEVEINEQDLNNSIASTILINAFADLLIFSLENNGVVNAREIISQQRFNWKNVFLNQGYFSLLGHRETGAEVIFTADITLKDARTLGISPRQWQGLAPDLSIDLQPFTVDLGKDVEIKSFILDDQTLFCQGSFLILP from the coding sequence ATGTGGGTCAATACTCAAAGTGAGATTATTAGTAAGGTTTTGCCGCCAGCAGTACGTCTGTTCTTAAGAACGCAAGTAGAACAGATAGAAGATTTAGAAATGCAGCTGCAAGGTCATGATCGGCAAATTTTGCGCGGTTATATCCCCGGGGTATTTTTAGCCGTAGGAAAAGCGATTTATCAAGGTTTACATCTAGGTAAAGCGCAATTAAGAGGGGAAAATATTCGTCTTAATATCGGGCAGGTTTTGCGAGGGAAACCTCTAAAAATTTTGGAACCTATTCGGGTTAGCGGTGAGGTGGAAATTAACGAGCAGGATTTAAATAATTCGATCGCCTCGACTATTTTAATTAATGCTTTTGCCGATTTACTAATTTTTTCCCTAGAAAATAACGGAGTTGTTAACGCCAGAGAAATTATCTCACAACAGCGTTTTAACTGGAAAAATGTTTTCCTAAATCAGGGCTATTTCTCTCTTCTCGGCCATAGAGAAACGGGTGCAGAAGTAATTTTTACTGCCGATATTACCTTAAAAGATGCTCGCACTTTAGGGATTAGTCCCCGACAATGGCAAGGTTTAGCCCCAGATTTATCTATTGATTTGCAACCCTTTACCGTCGATTTAGGCAAAGATGTGGAGATTAAATCTTTTATTCTCGACGATCAAACTCTTTTCTGTCAGGGAAGTTTTTTGATTTTACCTTAA
- a CDS encoding carbonic anhydrase has product MKKLLQGLEKFQSGYFDEHRQLFEQLSHGQKPRILFITCSDSRIDPNLITQAEVGELFVIRNAGNIIPPYGATNGGEGASIEYAINALGIEQVIICGHSHCGAMKGLLKLQSLADEMPLVYDWLKQAEATRRLVKDNYKELEGEELIEVTVAENVLNQLSNLQSYPIIRSRLHQGKLSLHGWIFRIETGEILAYDPILHDFVAPHSKITHPEPEDNLPPSRHLPNSHPFKISEDYIRTNADLKKATPAVNTVAKKNGSSTQKPGYTYLEPSQADRIYRGSGS; this is encoded by the coding sequence ATGAAGAAACTCCTACAGGGACTAGAAAAGTTCCAGAGTGGTTATTTTGATGAACATCGGCAATTATTTGAGCAACTCTCCCACGGACAAAAACCGAGAATCCTGTTTATCACCTGTTCCGATTCCAGGATCGATCCTAACCTAATTACCCAAGCGGAGGTGGGGGAATTATTCGTAATTCGTAATGCGGGAAATATAATTCCTCCCTACGGAGCAACCAATGGTGGTGAAGGTGCATCTATAGAATATGCTATCAACGCTCTCGGCATCGAGCAAGTGATTATCTGCGGTCATTCCCATTGTGGAGCGATGAAAGGTTTGTTAAAATTGCAGAGTCTGGCCGATGAAATGCCTTTAGTTTACGATTGGTTAAAGCAAGCAGAAGCTACTCGACGTTTAGTTAAGGATAATTACAAAGAACTAGAAGGAGAAGAACTGATCGAGGTGACAGTAGCAGAAAATGTTCTCAATCAGTTAAGTAATTTGCAAAGCTATCCAATTATTCGTTCCCGATTACATCAGGGTAAATTGTCCCTACACGGTTGGATTTTTCGGATTGAAACCGGCGAAATTCTAGCCTATGATCCCATCCTACACGATTTTGTCGCTCCCCATAGTAAAATTACCCATCCCGAACCAGAAGACAATTTACCCCCTAGTCGTCACCTTCCCAATAGTCATCCCTTCAAGATTTCTGAGGATTATATCAGGACTAATGCGGACTTAAAAAAAGCGACTCCTGCGGTTAATACTGTGGCGAAAAAGAATGGCTCCTCAACCCAAAAACCGGGCTATACTTATTTAGAACCCTCCCAAGCTGATCGCATTTATCGTGGTTCGGGAAGTTAA
- the isiD gene encoding protein IsiD, which produces MTVISFTDQDIAKYTAADIASLAERLEKDEYSNPFEALRDWHLLRAIAFQRQELAEPYLYLLDLEAYDEA; this is translated from the coding sequence ATGACAGTTATAAGCTTCACTGATCAAGATATTGCCAAATATACCGCCGCTGATATTGCTTCTTTAGCCGAACGACTAGAAAAAGATGAGTATAGTAACCCTTTCGAGGCTTTGCGGGATTGGCATCTGTTGCGAGCGATCGCTTTTCAAAGGCAGGAATTAGCCGAACCTTATCTTTATCTGTTGGATCTAGAAGCCTACGATGAGGCTTGA
- the glsA gene encoding glutaminase A has translation MASPKDFISPVNSGQELVYPFRNYLNYLHEKYSDLQTGNIADYIPELALAAPEWFGISVISTDGQIFEVGDCQQTFTVQSISKAFVFGLALEDHGREYVNSKVGVEPTGEAFNSIILDEKTNRPYNPMVNAGAIATTDLITGQNATERLKRILEMFKRYTGRDHEINVPVFLSEKSTGNRNRAMAYLMLNFGMVSDKIEETLDLYCQQCAILVHAHDLALMAATLANGGVNPITGIRAIDEHYVQDVISVMLTCGMYDASGEWAYRVGLPAKSGVGGGITAVVPHQLGIGTFSPLLDEKGNSIRGVKICQDISEDFGLHLFNVAKPERDLKTWLEGNG, from the coding sequence ATGGCTTCCCCAAAAGATTTTATTAGTCCCGTCAATTCCGGGCAAGAGTTAGTCTATCCTTTTCGGAACTATCTTAACTATCTTCACGAAAAATACTCCGATTTACAGACGGGGAATATCGCCGATTATATTCCTGAATTAGCCCTAGCAGCTCCAGAATGGTTTGGTATTTCTGTAATTAGCACTGACGGTCAGATTTTTGAGGTGGGAGACTGTCAGCAAACCTTTACAGTACAATCGATTTCTAAAGCTTTTGTCTTTGGATTAGCCCTAGAAGATCACGGAAGGGAATACGTTAATAGTAAAGTCGGTGTTGAACCCACGGGGGAAGCTTTCAACTCGATTATTCTCGATGAAAAAACCAATCGTCCCTATAATCCTATGGTTAATGCTGGTGCGATCGCTACCACGGATTTAATCACCGGACAGAATGCCACGGAAAGGCTAAAACGTATTTTAGAAATGTTTAAACGCTATACGGGTAGGGATCACGAGATTAATGTCCCCGTTTTTCTCTCGGAAAAATCCACCGGCAATCGCAATCGGGCCATGGCTTATCTGATGCTAAATTTTGGCATGGTTAGCGATAAAATTGAAGAAACCCTCGACCTTTACTGTCAACAATGCGCCATCCTCGTCCATGCTCACGATTTAGCCCTGATGGCGGCTACCTTGGCTAATGGGGGTGTCAACCCAATCACAGGAATACGGGCGATCGATGAACACTACGTTCAAGATGTGATCAGTGTTATGCTTACCTGTGGAATGTACGACGCTTCGGGAGAATGGGCCTATCGGGTAGGATTACCGGCAAAAAGCGGTGTCGGGGGCGGAATTACGGCAGTAGTTCCCCATCAGTTGGGAATTGGGACTTTTTCGCCCCTTTTAGATGAAAAAGGCAACAGCATCAGAGGAGTGAAAATTTGTCAAGATATTTCAGAGGATTTTGGTTTACATTTATTCAATGTGGCCAAACCAGAACGAGATTTAAAAACATGGCTTGAAGGCAATGGTTGA
- a CDS encoding YtxH domain-containing protein — translation MADKNNGNGGLFLVGVLVGSAIGVVAGLLVAPRSGKETRRILQKSARALPELAEDLTTTMQLQADRLSESARRNWDDTLIRLKEAVTAGIEASQSLATDNPFPDSEESPQGDNHHSNDH, via the coding sequence ATGGCAGATAAAAATAACGGTAACGGTGGCTTATTCCTCGTCGGGGTTTTAGTGGGCAGTGCGATCGGAGTAGTGGCGGGTTTATTAGTAGCGCCCAGATCTGGAAAAGAAACCCGTCGAATTCTGCAAAAATCCGCGCGGGCTTTGCCTGAATTAGCCGAAGATCTGACCACGACGATGCAATTGCAGGCCGATCGTCTATCGGAATCGGCCCGGCGTAATTGGGATGATACTTTAATCAGATTAAAAGAGGCGGTGACAGCCGGAATCGAAGCTAGTCAAAGTCTAGCCACGGACAATCCTTTCCCCGACTCGGAAGAATCCCCCCAAGGCGATAATCATCACTCGAATGACCATTAA
- a CDS encoding alpha-mannosidase — MSPLDNIAKLSHLTRTDIQKNWLIATAAGKPIQPVTLNEKQYIIWPAGRQIQYLTQKIIVPEHLAGYPLAGMELRLILTWWAEDVKIYVNNQFIQAGDLFDSSTRILLSNSVSTDQEILVTLRLVSPNHDIGGLMKSELIYEYSQAIDPCFVADELTILHNYMQTFYPENLAAFTATLDNIDWDNVTNKDKFNQSLESIRQSLQTLAQPLKERSFHLLGHAHLDMAWLWPLAETWQVAKNTFISVLNLQKDFPALIFGHSSPLIYDWIEKHHPDLFQAMLEAYKGQSWELLGGMWVEPEVNLISGESLFRQLLYGQKYFQEKFGQITKTAWLPDTFGFPYQLPQILKSFGIKYFITGKLHWNDTTKFPHGFFWWQSPDGSKILSLMSPPNVAGVMDTNPIIMTDHALNWEQQTGLKDIFWLPGVGDHGGGPTRDMLEVAQRWQKSPFFPQLKFSQATTYLDSLETSNLPIWDDELYLEFHRGCYTTHADQKAYNRYCEILLYQGELWSSLANILLEIPYPKVEIESPWKKVLLNQFHDILPGTSIPEVFRDANQLWQQVISTGEAILDQALQAIATQINLPNPPHPQAKPFLVFNSLNWEISQVISLAVESVNCSVYDLNNCLCPSQLSHDNQLLFLAENIPSVGYKLFWLVANQQAAEQNLTNCQFILDNGLLKVTINSETGDIDSIFDIINQKEILQAAGNQLQAFKDQGQYWDAWNIDPNYQQYPLPKTVLKSIECLECGALRWQIRVIRSLGDSQFCQDYILEKDSPILQIKTIVNWQQEHTLVKTAFPLTLNSDFTTYEIACGAIERDHEPESPKWEVYAHKWADLTDTEANYGVSLLNNNKYGYDATNQQLRLTLLRSPRWPDSEADLGKQEFTYAIYPHQGNWKTAKTVHHAWQLNLPVTVIFITNSSQSNRLPPVAQWLKFSADNLILMSFKPTETASRGWVMRVYECQGENAVIDWQNQLQLTVKESIDGLERAIDPMEQISPWQIATWLLKN; from the coding sequence ATGTCTCCCCTCGACAACATCGCTAAACTGTCTCACCTCACCCGCACAGATATTCAGAAAAATTGGTTGATCGCGACAGCAGCGGGAAAACCAATTCAACCCGTCACCCTCAATGAAAAACAATACATTATTTGGCCGGCTGGCAGACAAATTCAATATCTAACTCAAAAAATTATTGTCCCCGAACATTTAGCCGGTTATCCTTTAGCGGGAATGGAACTGAGATTAATCTTAACTTGGTGGGCGGAAGATGTCAAAATTTATGTTAATAATCAATTTATCCAAGCAGGAGACCTCTTTGATTCTTCCACCCGCATTTTACTTTCCAACTCGGTCTCTACCGATCAAGAAATTCTTGTTACTCTCCGTTTAGTCAGTCCCAATCATGATATTGGTGGTTTGATGAAATCAGAGTTAATCTATGAATATAGCCAAGCTATCGATCCTTGTTTTGTTGCTGATGAATTAACCATTCTCCATAATTATATGCAAACTTTTTATCCTGAAAACTTAGCGGCTTTTACCGCTACTCTCGATAATATTGACTGGGATAATGTCACCAACAAAGATAAATTTAATCAATCCCTAGAATCAATTCGTCAATCCCTGCAAACCCTCGCTCAACCTCTCAAAGAACGCAGTTTTCATCTTCTCGGCCACGCACATTTGGATATGGCTTGGTTGTGGCCGTTGGCAGAAACTTGGCAAGTGGCAAAAAACACTTTTATCTCGGTTTTAAACCTGCAAAAAGATTTTCCTGCCCTCATATTTGGTCATTCTAGCCCCCTAATTTACGATTGGATAGAAAAACATCATCCTGACCTGTTTCAAGCGATGCTAGAGGCATATAAAGGGCAATCTTGGGAACTTTTGGGGGGGATGTGGGTAGAACCAGAAGTTAATTTAATCTCCGGGGAATCCCTATTTCGACAGCTGCTTTATGGACAAAAATATTTTCAAGAAAAATTTGGACAAATCACTAAAACTGCTTGGCTGCCGGATACCTTTGGTTTTCCCTACCAATTGCCGCAAATTCTTAAATCCTTTGGCATCAAATATTTTATAACCGGGAAACTGCATTGGAATGATACGACTAAATTTCCCCACGGTTTTTTCTGGTGGCAATCTCCCGATGGCAGTAAAATTCTTTCCCTCATGTCTCCTCCCAATGTTGCCGGAGTTATGGATACTAACCCAATTATTATGACCGATCATGCTCTCAATTGGGAACAGCAAACCGGCTTAAAAGATATTTTTTGGCTGCCCGGTGTTGGTGACCATGGCGGCGGTCCGACTCGTGATATGTTAGAGGTGGCCCAACGTTGGCAAAAATCTCCTTTTTTCCCCCAGCTAAAATTTAGCCAAGCAACAACTTATCTGGACAGTCTGGAGACAAGTAATCTTCCTATCTGGGATGATGAATTATATCTAGAATTCCATCGCGGTTGTTATACTACCCACGCCGACCAAAAGGCCTATAATCGTTACTGTGAAATCCTCTTGTATCAAGGGGAATTATGGTCTTCTCTGGCTAATATTTTACTAGAGATTCCCTATCCGAAAGTCGAGATAGAATCCCCATGGAAAAAGGTTTTATTAAATCAGTTTCACGATATACTTCCCGGTACTTCTATCCCCGAAGTGTTTAGGGATGCCAATCAGTTATGGCAGCAAGTTATCAGCACAGGTGAAGCAATTTTAGATCAAGCTTTACAGGCAATTGCCACTCAAATTAATTTACCTAATCCCCCCCATCCCCAAGCAAAACCTTTTCTAGTTTTTAATTCTCTTAACTGGGAAATATCCCAAGTTATCTCTTTAGCTGTAGAATCTGTCAATTGTTCGGTTTATGACTTGAATAATTGTCTCTGTCCTTCGCAATTATCCCACGACAATCAGCTATTATTTCTCGCTGAAAATATTCCTTCTGTGGGTTATAAGTTATTTTGGTTAGTTGCCAATCAGCAAGCAGCCGAGCAAAATTTAACCAACTGCCAATTTATTTTAGACAATGGACTGCTTAAAGTTACCATTAACTCAGAAACGGGAGATATAGATAGTATATTTGATATAATTAATCAAAAAGAAATCCTGCAAGCTGCTGGTAATCAATTACAGGCATTTAAAGATCAAGGACAATATTGGGACGCTTGGAATATCGATCCGAATTATCAACAATATCCCTTACCCAAAACAGTATTAAAATCGATCGAATGCTTAGAATGTGGTGCCTTGCGCTGGCAGATTCGCGTGATCAGAAGTTTAGGTGATTCGCAATTTTGTCAAGATTATATCTTAGAAAAAGATTCTCCTATTCTCCAGATTAAAACTATTGTTAATTGGCAACAGGAACATACTTTAGTAAAAACCGCTTTTCCTCTCACCCTCAACAGCGATTTTACCACCTATGAAATTGCCTGTGGTGCGATCGAGCGTGATCACGAACCAGAATCGCCAAAATGGGAAGTTTACGCCCATAAATGGGCGGATTTAACCGATACAGAGGCAAACTATGGGGTAAGTCTTTTAAATAATAATAAATATGGCTATGATGCTACTAACCAGCAACTGCGATTAACTCTGCTGAGAAGTCCCCGATGGCCCGATTCCGAGGCGGATCTGGGTAAACAAGAATTTACCTATGCAATATATCCCCACCAAGGTAACTGGAAAACGGCGAAAACTGTCCATCACGCTTGGCAGTTAAACTTACCTGTCACCGTTATTTTTATTACTAATTCTTCTCAATCAAACCGGCTGCCACCGGTGGCACAATGGTTAAAATTCTCGGCCGATAACTTAATTTTAATGAGTTTCAAACCAACTGAAACAGCCTCTCGGGGTTGGGTAATGCGCGTCTATGAATGTCAGGGAGAAAACGCTGTAATTGATTGGCAAAATCAATTACAATTAACAGTAAAAGAATCGATCGATGGTTTAGAAAGAGCGATCGATCCTATGGAGCAAATTTCTCCTTGGCAGATAGCCACATGGTTATTAAAGAATTAA
- a CDS encoding helix-hairpin-helix domain-containing protein — MSNLSPRPPESSEWIWLSLVPVFGGLAIANAGKKTNNQSWLSVGIALTIISFIFLTQESFIVIWFAQIGLGLYIRQQLNSHPIASANRTDSRQSSSPLEKIDINSCSTNDLVYKLGLPIVYANDIVSVRNEGHIFTHLEELHFLAGLPENYLKKLEPLIIFAYDIRQEVDVSWRCLNYYSVAELVNLGLDFSLADKIVAEREKNGVYRSAIEVRNRTGIPLKSYQQLL, encoded by the coding sequence ATGTCTAATCTCTCTCCTCGCCCTCCCGAATCTTCCGAGTGGATCTGGCTATCCTTAGTCCCAGTTTTCGGGGGACTTGCCATTGCTAATGCTGGCAAAAAAACTAATAACCAAAGTTGGTTATCCGTCGGCATTGCTTTGACAATTATCTCCTTTATTTTCCTTACACAAGAGTCTTTTATCGTAATTTGGTTTGCCCAAATCGGCCTGGGTTTATACATCCGTCAACAGCTTAATTCCCATCCAATAGCTTCGGCAAATAGAACCGATTCCAGACAGTCATCCTCTCCTCTTGAAAAAATTGATATTAACAGCTGTTCCACCAACGATCTGGTTTATAAATTAGGGTTGCCGATTGTCTATGCCAATGATATTGTTTCTGTCCGTAATGAAGGACATATTTTTACCCATTTGGAAGAATTACACTTCCTAGCTGGTTTACCGGAAAATTATCTCAAAAAATTAGAACCTTTGATTATCTTTGCCTACGATATTCGCCAAGAAGTTGACGTTTCTTGGCGTTGTTTAAACTACTACTCCGTTGCGGAATTAGTCAATCTCGGTCTTGACTTTTCCCTGGCCGATAAAATTGTCGCCGAAAGAGAAAAAAACGGTGTCTATCGTTCGGCCATCGAAGTGAGAAACCGGACAGGTATTCCCTTAAAATCCTATCAGCAATTGCTCTAA